In Mustela nigripes isolate SB6536 chromosome 12, MUSNIG.SB6536, whole genome shotgun sequence, one DNA window encodes the following:
- the LOC132028148 gene encoding olfactory receptor 2G2-like, protein MWWTNDSTLPGFILVGFSDQPQLELVLFGIIFFLYLMTLLGNTTIILISLLDSKLHTPMYFFLSHLSFLDLCFTSSIIPQLLVNLSGSDKSITYGGCVVQLYVSLALGSTECVLLAVMSYDRYIAICHPLHYAFSMRPGLCHILASVAWLSGVATTLIQSTLTLQLPFCGHRQVDHFFCEVPVLIKLACVDTTFNQAELFVASVLFLVVPLSLILISYWRIALAVLKIKSAIGRHKAFGTCSSHLMVVIIFYGTIIFMYLQPAKSRSKDQGKFVSLFYTVVTPILNPLIYTLRNKEVKAALKKILGRGREVGWTLKETSSILVKEAMTSMIYLVSK, encoded by the exons ATGTGGTGGACTAATGATAGCACACTCCCTGGGTTCATTTTGGTAGGCTTCTCTGACCAGCCTCAGTTAGAGCTGGTTCTCTttgggataattttttttctttacctgatGACACTCCTAGGCAATACCACTATCATCCTAATATCCCTCTTGGACTCTAAACTGCACACtcccatgtacttttttctttcccatctctccTTCCTCGACCTCTGCTTCACCAGCAGCATTATTCCTCAGCTTCTAGTCAACCTGAGTGGTTCAGATAAGTCCATCACTTATGGTGGCTGTGTGGTTCAGCTCTATGTCTCTCTTGCCCTGGGATCCACAGAGTGTGTCCTCCTGGCTGTGATGTCCTATGATCGCTACATTGCCATCTGCCATCCTCTACATTATGCCTTTTCCATGCGCCCTGGACTCTGTCACATCCTGGCATCTGTggcgtggctcagtggggtggCCACCACCCTCATACAGTCCACTCTCACCCTGCAGCTGCCTTTCTGTGGGCATCGCCAAGTGGATCATTTTTTCTGTGAGGTCCCTGTGCTCATCAAGTTGGCTTGTGTGGACACCACTTTCAACCAGGCAGAGCTCTTCGTAGCTAGTGTTTTATTCCTGGTGGTGCCTTTGTCACTCATCCTGATCTCCTATTGGCGCATTGCCCTAGCAGTTCTGAAGATCAAGTCAGCCATCGGACGGCACAAAGCATTTGggacctgctcctcccacctgaTGGTTGTCATAATCTTCTATGGAACCATCATCTTCATGTATCTGCAGCCAGCCAAGAGTAGATCAAAGGACCAGGGAaagtttgtttccctcttttacACTGTGGTGACCCCCATACTTAACCCCCTCATCTACACCCTGAGAAACAAGGAAGTGAAGGCagcactgaaaaaaattcttGGGAGA GGAAGGGAAGTTGGTTGGACTTTAAAAGAAACTTCTTCAATATTGGTAAAAGAGGCAATGACTAGCATGATTTATTTGGTTTCCAAATAG
- the LOC132028149 gene encoding LOW QUALITY PROTEIN: olfactory receptor 2G2-like (The sequence of the model RefSeq protein was modified relative to this genomic sequence to represent the inferred CDS: deleted 1 base in 1 codon) has protein sequence MGMMRSTNETRLIGFVLLGFSDYPQLQKVLFVVILILYLLTILGNTTIILLSRLESKLHTSMYFFLCHPSFLDICFTSSVIPQLLVNLWDPMKNITYRGCVVHPYVSLALGSTECVLLAVMSYDRYIATCRPLHYTVIMHPHLCMTSASLALLSGVVTTLVQSTLTLKLPFCGHHQVDHFICEVPVLIKLACVDTTFNEVELFVASIIFPTVPVSIILVSYGYIAQAVLKIKSSSGRKKAFGTCSSHLMVVIIFYGTEDYDIIFMYLQPAKSRSKGQGKFVSLFYTVVTPMLNPLIYTMRNKEVKWALRKVLGKILGITFT, from the exons ATGGGTATGATGAGGAGTACCAATGAGACCAGACTGATAGGTTTCGTCCTCTTGGGGTTTTCTGATTATCCTCAGTTACAAAAGGTTCTATTTGTGGTCATTTTGATCTTGTATTTATTAACCATTTTGGGGAATACCACCATCATTCTGTTATCTCGTCTTGAATCCAAGCTTCATACgtcaatgtattttttcctttgtcatcCCTCCTTTTTGGATATATGCTTTACCAGCAGTGTTATTCCTCAGCTCTTGGTAAACTTGTGGGATCCTATGAAAAACATCACCTATCGTGGCTGTGTGGTTCATCCATATGTCTCTCTTGCCCTGGGATCTACAGAATGTGTCCTCCTAGCTGTGATGTCCTATGATCGCTACATTGCCACCTGCCGTCCCCTCCACTACACTGTCATAATGCATCCTCATCTTTGTATGACTTCAGCATCTTTGGCATTGCTCAGTGGGGTGGTCACTACTCTAGTACAGTCCACTCTCACCTTGAAGCTACCTTTCTGTGGGCATCATCAAGTGGATCATTTCATCTGTGAGGTCCCTGTACTCATCAAGTTGGCTTGTGTGGACACCACTTTCAATGAGGTTGAGCTCTTTGTAGCTAGCATTATCTTCCCTACAGTACCTGTTTCCATCATCCTGGTTTCCTATGGCTACATTGCCCAAGCAGTTTTGAAGATTAAGTCAAGttctggaagaaagaaagcatttggGACCTGTTCCTCCCATCTGATGGTTGTCATAATCTTCTATGGAACA GAAGATTATGATATAATCTTCATGTATCTGCAGCCAGCCAAGAGTAGATCCAAGGGCCAGGGAaagtttgtttccctcttttacACCGTGGTGACCCCCATGCTCAACCCACTTATCTATACTATGAGAAATAAAGAGGTTAAGTGGGCACTAAGGAAAGTTCTAGGAAAGATTCTGGGAATAACGTTtacatga